The Candidatus Methylomirabilota bacterium DNA segment CTGTACCCGTACCGGGTGGTCCTCGGGATCGGATTGGTCGTGCTCATCGCGGTGGCGAACCTGCGCGGCCTGCGGGAGTCCGGGCGTGTCTTCGCGGTGTGGAGCTATCTCTTCATCGGCGGCTACCTCCTCCTGATGGTCTACGGCTCCGCGGGATTCGCGCTGTGGGGGCCGCCGGTGCCCGCGGTCCCGCACCCGCCCGCGCCGCCCCTCGGCGACATCGGGGTGTTCCTGCTCCTGCGCGCGTTCGCGTCGGGGGCGGTCGCCCTCACCGGTATCGAGGCGGTGTCCGACGGCATCACCGCGTTCAAGCCGCCCGAGGTGCGCAACGCCCAGCGGGTGCTGGTCGCCCTGGGGCTGATCATGATCACGCTGTTCGTGGGCATCACGATGCTGGCCGCGGGCCACCAGATCGTGCCGCGGGACGAGGAGACGGTGGTCTCGCAGCTGGCCCGGCAGGTCTTCGGCGGCGGGCTCCTCTACTATTTCATCCAGGGCGTCTCGATGGTCATCCTGGCCCTCGCCGCCAACACCGCGTTCGCGGACTTTCCGCGGCTGGCCTTCTTCATGGCCCGCGACGGCTATCTGCCCCGCCAGTTCGCGAGCCGGGGCGATCGCCTCGTGTTTTCCAACGGGGTCATCATCCTGGGTGTCTCCGCCGCGGCGCTGATCGCGCTCTTCGAGGGCACCACGCACCTGCTGATCCCGCTGTACGCGCTCGGCGTCTTCACGTCGTTCACGCTCTCGCAGGTCGGCATGGTGCGCCGGTGGCTCACCCGGCGGCCGGCGGGCTGGCGATGGAAGGCGCTCATCAGCGGCCTCGGCGCGGCCACCACCGGACTCGTGATGGTGGTGACCGCGCTGGCCAAGTTCGCGGACGGGGCGTGGATCGTGGTGGTGCTCGCCGCCGCGTTGATCACGCACTTCGTGAGCATCCACCGTCACTATCGTGATGTCGCCCGTCAGCTCTCGCTGGACGGCTACGCGGGGCCGCCGCCGATGCAGCACACCGTGCTGGTGCTCGTGGGCGATCTCCACAAGGGCGTGGTGCAGGCGCTGCAGTACGCCCGGACGCTCTCGCCGTCCGCGAAGGCGGTCTACGTGGAGCTGGATCCCGAGAAGACCCGCCGCCTCGAGGAGAAATGGGGCAAGTGGGGCTTCGGCGTGCCGCTGGTGGTGCTGACCTCGCCGTATCGTCTGCTGCTGGCGCCCCTGCTCGAGTACGTCGACCACCTGCTCGCGCTGGGCGAGAACCACATGGTGACCATCGTGATCCCCGAGTTCATCCCGGCTCGGTGGTGGCAGCAGCTGCTGCACAACCAGACCGCCCTCCTGATCAAGGGGGCCTTGCTGTTTCGACGAAATGTCGTGGTCACCGACGTGCCCTACCACCTCATGCGGTACCAGTAGGGCCCCGGGGGAGGGGGGCCACGCAAGACTTGCAGACGGCGAAATCCGGAGTATCCTTGCCCGGGTATCATGAGCGCGCCTCCGGCCCTTCAGACCGCGGATCTCCTGCTGCGAGACGCCACGGTCACCGACCATGATGCGCTGCAGTCGCTGGATGGCGCGTCCCCCGACGCCGGGGCCGCCCTGATCCAGGCCCGGCGCAACTTCTTCGCCCGTACCGCCGCGTACAACCGCTGCCGTACCATCGTGGCCCAGCAGGAAGACCAGATCGTCGGCGTGCTGTGCGCGGCCCTGACCCCGGTGCGAGTGGCCGGCCGCCCCTGCTCGGCCGGCTATATCTTCAACGTGCGCGTCAATCCGGGGCAGCGCACGCGCGGCGTCGGCTCGATGATGATGCGGGCGGCCGCCGATTGGCTCGAGAGCGAGGGGGCGCCGTACGTCACCGGCCTGATCGGGGTCACCAACGTGGCCTCGATGAAAATGGTGACCTCGCTGGGCTGGGAGCCGATCGCCCGGTTCGACTACCTCGTGCTCGACCTGGCCCGCTTCGCCCCGGATCCCGAAGTGCACATCCGCAAGGTGGACGCCCTCGGCGACCGCGCTCACGCGGCGTGGCGCTTCGGCGAGGTGTTCCTCCACAATTTCGTTCCGCGCTATCTCGTGTCCGAGCTGTTCCAGCCGTATCCCCGCGGGCCTTACATGGGCAGCCTGACCGCCTTCGGCCCGGGCGGCAACGCCTGGCTCTCCCTGTGGGACGACCGGGCGCGGCGCGGCCTCGATCCGGGAAGTGTCCGCGCGGTGAAGGCCTACGACGTGACCCTGAAGGGCCGAGGCGGGTTCCGCGCCTTCTCGGCGATCGCGGCGACCCTGCACGAGGCCGGGCTCGATCATCTGCTCATGCCGATTCCGCACGACGTCAACGCGCGGGCCCTCATCGATCCGTTCGTGAGCGACCTGGTCGAGTTCAACTTCTGCGTCAAGCGCCTCAACGGCGCGGCGCCGGTTCCGTCCGGACCGATCTACTTCGACATCCGGCACTGAGCGGCCGGCGTCCGCACCTCGCGTCCCGCATCCCGGTAGCGTCTGGTACACTGTGGCGCCGTCATGGACGCACGTTTCGTCGTTCCGGGTCCTCTGGACGTCGCCGGAACGCTGTCGCGGTACCGTCTCTGGGGTG contains these protein-coding regions:
- a CDS encoding APC family permease, which codes for VGQPLATAQARHERLSKTTGLAIFASDNLSSVAYATEEILRVLLLAGVGALALSVPIGLLIGLVIGIVILSYRQNIAEYPQGASDYLVAKDNLGVFPGLTAGAALLIDYTLTVAVSVSAGVAALTSAFPMLYPYRVVLGIGLVVLIAVANLRGLRESGRVFAVWSYLFIGGYLLLMVYGSAGFALWGPPVPAVPHPPAPPLGDIGVFLLLRAFASGAVALTGIEAVSDGITAFKPPEVRNAQRVLVALGLIMITLFVGITMLAAGHQIVPRDEETVVSQLARQVFGGGLLYYFIQGVSMVILALAANTAFADFPRLAFFMARDGYLPRQFASRGDRLVFSNGVIILGVSAAALIALFEGTTHLLIPLYALGVFTSFTLSQVGMVRRWLTRRPAGWRWKALISGLGAATTGLVMVVTALAKFADGAWIVVVLAAALITHFVSIHRHYRDVARQLSLDGYAGPPPMQHTVLVLVGDLHKGVVQALQYARTLSPSAKAVYVELDPEKTRRLEEKWGKWGFGVPLVVLTSPYRLLLAPLLEYVDHLLALGENHMVTIVIPEFIPARWWQQLLHNQTALLIKGALLFRRNVVVTDVPYHLMRYQ
- a CDS encoding GNAT family N-acetyltransferase, with translation MSAPPALQTADLLLRDATVTDHDALQSLDGASPDAGAALIQARRNFFARTAAYNRCRTIVAQQEDQIVGVLCAALTPVRVAGRPCSAGYIFNVRVNPGQRTRGVGSMMMRAAADWLESEGAPYVTGLIGVTNVASMKMVTSLGWEPIARFDYLVLDLARFAPDPEVHIRKVDALGDRAHAAWRFGEVFLHNFVPRYLVSELFQPYPRGPYMGSLTAFGPGGNAWLSLWDDRARRGLDPGSVRAVKAYDVTLKGRGGFRAFSAIAATLHEAGLDHLLMPIPHDVNARALIDPFVSDLVEFNFCVKRLNGAAPVPSGPIYFDIRH